The Radiobacillus deserti genomic interval AGAAATGTTTCATCTTGTAAAGCAATTAACGCTGCCTTTTGCGAAAGGCTCGTCGTATTGAAGGGTCCACGAGTAACGTTAAGTGCCCTAGTAATTGCTTCATTAGCTACGCCATATCCAACTCGTAAACCTGCCAACCCGTAAGCTTTTGAAAACGTGCGAAGCACAATCAAGTTTTCATATTGACCAATAGCCTTTATTGTATCTGGATAGTCATCCGCATCCACATACTCATAATAAGCCTCATCAAAAACGACAAGTATGTCTGAGGGGCAATGGCTCATTACATAATCAAACTCTTCTTGGTTGATATGGCAACCTGTTGGATTATTGGGAGAACATAGCCAAATGATTTTAGTTTGCTTATTAATTTTTGCCACCATTGTTTTCACATCGTGATAACCATTCACTAGAGGAACTTCTACAATTTCAGCACCTTCGATTACTGCGTTGTGCTTATATTGTGGAAAAGTTGGTGTTGCCATAATAGTGTTGGTTCCTGGGTATAAATAAGAATTACAGATAATTTCAATCACTTCATCAGAACCAGCTCCAAATACAAGTTGGTCTGGCTCTACATCAAGTTTCTTCGCCAACGCCATTCGAAGTTCCGTTGAGTAGCCATCTGGGTAAATTTCTAAATTGGACATCCACTCTGACATTTCTTCCTTTACTTTTTTGGAAAAACCAAATGGATTTTCATTCGAAGCCAATTTCACGATTCTAGATAAACCATATTCCTTCTTTACATCTTCTATTTGCTTCCCCGGTTTATATGGGGACATACTTTTTAATACTTCTTTGCTTGTCATCTATCCGTACTCCTCCCTAACGTAACAAATCAGGACGCAAAACCTTTGCACCATGATGATATATATGCTGAATTTCCTTTTGCTCTATTGTAGTGTTGACCGTAATCATGACGCGGATGCACTTCTCTAAACTACCTGGCACATCGATTTCTTGCATACACATGACTGGTACGTATGTCCACCCATCTAGCAATCGGAGTGCTTTTGCGGGGAAGGATGCCGTGATATCAGATGTAACACTAATCAATACAGACGCAATATCATCGGGATTGATTTGATTTTTCATTGCCATTTCTTCAACTAAAGCTCTTGTATGTTCGATTATTTGATCTGCTTCATTTTGGAGTACAGTAGTAGCTCCACGTATCCCTCTAATCATTTTAATCCACCAACTCTCCGAGAAAGTCTTTCAACTGATTGTATAAGAACTCTTCCTCCATTTGCTGAATGACTGGGTGCCCAACGGCTTTTAGCAGCACCATCTGTATCTGTTTATTTTTTGTTTTTTTATCTTTTTTCATCTTGTTGATCAATGATTCAGCTTTTAGAGGGGGCAATACTGTAGGGTAGCCATTAGTCTTTATCCATTCATAATACGCTTCATACGGAAGGTCCACACGGAAGGTCCGCTGACTTACTTTTAAGGCAAATAACATGCCAATAGCTACCGCCTCACCATGCGTCCATGTCCCATATCCTAGCTCGGATTCGAGAGCATGTCCGAGTGTATGACCGAAATTTAAAAACATACGGTGATAAGATTCCCTTTCATCTCGTTCCACCACAGCAGCCTTTACTTGTATTCCTTGTAAAAGATGCTTCGTTAAAGTTCTCTCATCTAATGGTTTTGTTAAATCTGCACGTATGACATCACGAAAGAAAGATTCCCCTTCTAAAAAACCGTGTTTCACGACCTCAGCATATCCAGACCGTACTTCTCTCAGTGGCAACGATTTAAGTGTCTCTACATCATAAATAACCGCTACCGGTGGATAAAAGCTACCGATCAAGTTTTTGCCTAAAGCATGGTTGATACCTACCTTCCCACCGACACTACTATCGTGTGCTAATATGGTAGTTGGCATTTGAACGAAATCAATGCCTCTCATAAAGGTAGAAGCAAAAAAACCAACTAGATCACCGACCACTCCTCCACCGAGAGCAATAACTAAGCTGTGTCGATTAAGTCCCTTTTCTAAAGCATCCGTTATAAGTTCATAATATTGATCTATGCTTTTAGATGCTTCCCCACTTGGGACAACATAAGAATCAACTTGATTAGAAGCAAACTGCTTTTTGATATCTTCTAGGTACAAATCAGCAACCGTTTGATCAGAAACAATATAAATACTTTCATAGGATTTCGGTAAGTACTTAATAACTTGCTTTCTAATTCCAGTTCCGGCTGTCACTACATAACTCCCCGAACGTGTTTGAATAGTTACGGAAGCTTCCATTAGAAACGACGAACCTCTTCTCTGTATTCCTCTACTGCTTTTTTCAATTTTGGAAATTGATCATTCGGAAACTGTTCTAGAATCGCCTTCGCAACTTCAAATGCAACAACATGCTCCATCACTACTGCCGCTGCAGGTACAGCACATGAATCGGAACGCTCGATACTTGCATTGAAAGCTTCTTTAGAATCGATATCTACACTTTGCAATGGTTTATATAAAGTCGGAATTGGCTTCATAACACCTTTTACTACAATTGGCATCCCAGTGGTCATCCCGCCTTCGAAACCACCTAATCGATTTGTTTGACGGAAATAACCTTCTTCCTCATTCCAGCCAATTTCATCATGTACTTGACTCCCATTCAAACGAGCCGCTTCAAAACCAATTCCAAACTCTACTCCTTTGAATGCATTAATACTCGCAACAGCACCAGCAATACGACCATCTAGTTTACGGTCATAATGCACATACGAACCAACACCAGCTGGCATTCCTTCAATATAGACTTCTGCCACACCGCCAATCGAATCCCCATCTTTCTTGGCTTTATCAATAGCATCCATCATTTGTTTGCCAGCTTGTTCATCCAGACAGCGCACTGGTGAATCTTCAGATATGCGGATACGTTCTTCCATAGAAAGATCTGGATTTGATTCTGCTTTAATACCAGCAATTTCATTAACATAGCCAACTACTTGTATGCCTAAGTGTTTCAGTAAAGTTTTGGCAACAGCTCCTGCTGCAACCCTTGCTGCTGTTTCTCGAGCGGAGGATCGTTCTAAAATATTACGTATATCTCGATGTCCGTATTTAATGGCTCCGTTTAAATCGGCATGCCCAGGTCTAGGTCTTGTGACGACTCTTCGAATCTGTTCTCCTTCCGGAAATGGATCCTCTCCCATAATGTCTTCCCAATGCTTGAAATCATCATTATGTATAACCATAGCAATTGGTGAACCTAGTGTATAACCATGTCTTACCCCACCAGCCATGTCCACTAAATCCTTTTCTATTTGCATTCGTTTTCCTCTACCATGTCCCTTTTGTCGTCTTAACAATGATTCGTTTATATCTTCTTTTGTGAGTGGCATGAGTGAAGGAATTCCTTCTACAATCGTTGTAAGCTGCTTTCCATGAGACTCCCCAGCAGTTAAGTAGCGCATGTTTGTACCCCCATTAATATCTAATTTTGTACTACTATATCATACCTTTTCCTTTCTGTGTGCAAGGAAACATCTGAAAAAGTTACTTTTTAGACTTTTTATACAATTTTGACTATTAAATTTTAAATGTAAGCATTTTCTTTTCTGAGTTTTATCTTTATCGGTTCATTTAAAACAAAAAAAATCCCACCGCAGTGAGACTTTTGTACCATCATCCTTTTTGATAGAAAAAAGAATCTAATATTTGAAATTGATATTGGCTAGGATTAAAGATTTGTTCCGTACTACCTACAAATAATACACCACCAGGCCTTAAGGACTGACTAAATTTCTTATATATCTCGTCTTTCGCATCCTCAGTAAAGTAAATCATTACATTACGACAGACGATTAAATCAAAATCTCTATCATATGAATCTGATAAAAGATTATGCTTTTTAAAGGTGACACAGCGTTTAATAGAATCGTCGATTTTATAAGAATTCCCATCTTTAGTGAAATACTTATTTTTTATTGGTTCAGGCATTTCTTGTAAGGAACGTTCTGGATACACACCGATTTGTGCCCGTTTCATCACATTTTCATCTAAATCAGTCGCTAATACTTTAATATCCTTTAAATCCATAAATTGATTTAGAATCATGGCAATCGTGTAGGGCTCTTCACCAGTTGAACATGCAGCACTCCACACTTTCAGTGTTTTCTTATTTTTTAATAATTGAGGAATAACCTTTTTTTGTAACGTTTCCCATCTACTAAAATTCCGATAGAATTCCGTCACATTAATTGTCACACGATCTAAAAACTCCATCATAGCATCTTGATTACTATTTAATAGATTAAAGTAGCTCATAAAATCCTTACATTCTTTTTTATCCCGTAATGCAGTCAGTCTACGTTTCATCTGTACTTCCTTGTATAGGCTTAAATCAATACCAGTTTTGCGTTTAATTTGTGAAGTAAATTCTAAGTAGTCCGTCATGGGTCTATCTCCTCTACCATTTATATTCTTTATCATAACCGAGAATGCCCAAAAGAAAAACCCCTAAAAATAGGGGTTCATGAAATAATTAATATATCCATTGTTTACTATGTTTCGAGTATTCGACCAGTTCCGAATTAGAGAAAAATAGTCCAATTTCTCTTTCTGCACTTTCTGGTGAATCAGATCCGTGAATGACATTCTTTCCAACCGTTAATCCAAAGTCCCCTCGAATCGTTCCAGGTAGAGCATCTTGAGGATTTGTTTTACCCATCATTTGACGAGCTGTTGCAATAACATTTTCCCCTTCCCATACCATAGCAAATACTGGTCCGGAAGTAATAAAACCTACCAATTCTTGGAAAAACGGTTTCCCTTTGTGCTCAGCGTAATGCTCTTCTGCTAACGCTTCCGTAATTTTCATTAGCTTGGCACCAGCTAGTTTAAAGCCTTTCTTTTCAAAACGAGAAACTATGTCCCCTACTAGGTCTCTTTGTACTCCATCAGGTTTTACCATTAAAAATGTCTTTTCCATCGTTACACCTCTTCGTTTATGTATTTATGAAAGCGCTATAAAACTACCCTCATAGATTCTATCAAAGAATGTAACATCTGACAACGAGTCAATTTTTTCGTTTTCCAATATATTTTGCAATCGTTGTTAATGTTTGTTTAGCTTTTGTGTCCGGTAACACTTGTAATGCTTGATAGGCTTTATTCAAGTACATTTCACTGACTTGGTAAGCACGGTCAATCGCATCACTTTGTTTTATATAGTCAATGAATGGTTGGATATCTTTCGGATCAAGATTTTCTTCAGCAGCCAACACTTTTCGAAGATTATTCTTAAACGCCACATCCTCCATCGCAAAAAATACGGGTAGCGTTATATTTCCTTGTAATAGGTCCCCACCCGCCGGCTTTCCTAATGCAGAGGATGAGGAGGTGAAATCCAAGATGTCATCAATTATTTGATAGGACATTCCCACATAATAGCCATACTTGGTTAACGCGGTCTCATATTCTTTTGTTGCTCCAGATGCTACTGCCCCGAGCTGACTACTAGAGGAAATAAGAAGGGCCGTTTTTCGCTTAATCCTTCTCAGGTAGTTACGTATGGATTGATCGATGTTATATTTTTCTTCCATTTGCTTGAGTTCTCCAATACAAAGCTCTACTACCGTTTCTGAAAGAATTCTATGTGCTCTCGGATTATCGATACCAGTCAAATATTCCAACGATCTTGCGAAAATATAATCTCCGGTATACATCGCAATTCGATTATCCCATGTTGCTTTCACGGTCGGCTTTCCTCGTCGTAATTCCGCCTCATCGATCACGTCATCATGAACTAAAGACGCCATATGAATAAGCTCTAAAGATACAGCAACCGTCTTTAACCGCTCGAAATCGTAGTTGCCGAAAGAGCCTGCAAGCAAAACAAAAACAGGACGAATTCTCTTTCCTCCTGCTTTTAATAGTTGCTGTGAGGCTTCTCGTAGGATGGGGTCCTTAGCATGAATGGTTTCGTTTAATGTTTTTTCAATTTGGTTTAGTTCCGTTTTCAGATAGGAATAGGCAGCTGCTAATTTCATGACGTCACCTTTTTACTCATAGATTACATTCTATTTACTCAGTGGGAGGTTTAATACCTGCGTGCATTGCCGCTACACCACCAGTGTAACTCTTTATGTTTACTTGAGTTAATCCAACTTCCTCAAATAAAGCTTTCAATTGTTCTTTTCCTGGAAAATCTTTGGCCGATTCATGTAACCAAGCATATTCATTATAGCTTTTAGCTAATAAGCGACCAAATAATGGCATAATGTATTTAAAGTAAAAATAATAAAGCTGACGAAATCCAGGTGTTGTAGGCTGGGACGTTTCCAAGCAAACAACCATTCCCCCTGGCTTCACAACACGTTTCATTTCAGATAATACTTGTTTATAATCTGGAACATTACGCAACCCGAACCCTATCGTAGCATAATCAAATGTATCATCCTCGAAGGGGAGTTCCATCGCATTACCATGAATAAATTCAAGTTGATCAAGAGGTCGGTTTCGTTTCTTTTCCTTTGCAATCGAAAGCATGTTCTGACTGAAGTCTAATCCAACGATTTTTCCAACAGAACCAACAGCTTCGGCTAGCGAAAAAGACCAATCCCCTGTACCGCAGCAGACATCTAGAGCGGAATTTCCAGGTTGGACGTTCATACGCTTCATCACATCTTTTCTCCATGCTTTATGTCGTTGAAAAGAAATGACGGAATTCATAAAATCATATCTATCGTATATTTTCTCAAACACACCATGGACACGTTCTTCTTTTGATTGTGGCATTCTTTATTACCCTTCTTCCACTACTTTTGTGTTTTTCCGGCTGTACTCATTCAGTAAGTCATGAACATATGTTGTTAACTGATGAAACTTAAGCGGAAGTTGATTCACAGCAGTCTCCATCTTTTGCATACTTTTTTGAATAGCCCCTTCCATAAGTTGTACAGCTTGTTTTTTTGGATTTTGCGCCAGCTCATGACGAGTCATAACATCCAACAACAAGGATTGACCAGAGCTAAGAACATGTTGTTTTTCTTTCGTAAGCCTTGTCATCAGAAGCCATTCCTCAGATAACGTGTTGATTTCTGTCCCTTGTATTTGTTCGGCGACTCGCTGAATCAATAAGGATTCAATTTGTTTCACCGTACGCATCCAATCTTGAATCGTGTCCGGTTTATTATAATAGGCCACCATTTTTAATTCATTGATTTCTTTGATTGCAGAGGCAAGTACGTGAATCATAGCTACATCATCTAGTTTACTTAGTAAGTAATAATAGAGACCACTATAGTAATCTCCAGCTAATACCGTTAACTGACGCTTCTTTTTGTACTGAAGGGATTCTTGCTCCGCTGATTGATTTGCAACTAAATCATGCGTGTCTAATGCGATTTGTACAAGCATCGTCGTGATGATGTAATGATCCTTTTTAGATTCCGGTAAATCCGTAGTGTTCATTAAGGAGGTTAAAATCATTAATTTATCGTTATCTATGACAGGCTTTGGAATATATTTTTCCAAGTAAGGGTGACTAATTTGTGTCTCTAGTGCTAATCTTACTCGTCTGAGTTGTAATTCTAGTGAAATGGAATCCATATCATAAGCCCCTCCATAGTAAACCTTTCAAATAGCATTTACATAATTATAACATAAGTACTGCACCTACGCCTTATAGATGTTTGCATCTCGAGATATGTATTTGTCTAACATGTTTTTTCAACCAATAAAAAAAGGGTGCATAATGCACCCTTTGCCCATATGTAAATTATTTTACAGTATCTTTTAGGGCTTTACCTGGTTTGAATGCTGGTACTTTGCTTGCAGGGATTTCGATTTCATCACCTGTTTGTGGGTTTCGACCTTTACGAGCCGCACGCTCACGTACTTCAAAGTTACCAAAACCGATTAATTGTACTTTGTCTCCAGCTTTAAGTGAATCCATGATAGATTCAAAAACTGCATCAACAGCTTTTGTTGCATCCTTTTTAGAAAGTTCGCTTTTTTCTGCAACTGCATTGATTAGATCAGTTTTATTCATGACATTCACCTCCTCCCAATACCTATATCCGATTCGTATGAACAAAGACAGTCATTCTACCATTTGTTCACCATTTTTCACTTTTTTATACCTCGTATCACCAAATATATGATGACAAGGCTTATATTAAACGAGTTTTCGGGTAAATTCAACATAAAATAACAAGTTTAGCTAAAAATTGTTCAATTTTCCTAAGTTTTAACTCGTCTATTGATTTGCATGTTATCATAGATAGAATGGTTATGCAAGAGCTTCCAACGCTTGTCAGACAAAGGTTTGAGCAATATTTAAGTTTTATATAATCATGAATTTACTAACCTCGTAGGTAAAAAGAACAAAAGCGCAAGCGCCCGTTTAGTGACGTACGGACTGCGCCTGGCCATGCCAGGTGGTTCGACTTGCCGCGCAAAGCGGCGGTTTTAATCGAACATTCTTCCGCAGGAGATAAAGGAAACACAGCGACCGAATCGTTATCGTACGGAGGTTAGGGAAGTCTCGCTAGTCGCTGGGCGCTGGAGCTGGATGTGGCTGTTTCTGCATGTGATCCACACCAAGCTAATTTTATAAGTTCCTTGACAAAGAAAAAAGCGGCTTGTGATAAGCCGCTTAAAGGATAATTGCTATTAATCCACCAGAACCTTCGTTTATGATACGTTCCAATGTCTCTTTCAACTTGTATCTTGCGTTCTCAGGCATCAAAGAGAGTTTCGCTTGAATACCTTCTCTAACGATGGAACTTAGTGATCTTCCAAAAATATCAGATTCCCAAATAGATAATGGATCCTCTTCAAAGTCTTGCATTAAGTAGCGGACAAGCTCTTCACTTTGCTTTTCTGTTCCAATAATTGGCGCAAATTCAGATTCTACATCCACTTTTACCATATGAATAGATGGAGCTACAGCCTTAAGTCGTACGCCAAATCTAGAACCCTGACGGATAATTTCTGGTTCATCTAAGGCCATATCCGCTAAAGATGGGGCCGCAATCCCGTAGCCAGTCTGTTTCACCATTTGTAAGGCATCGGACACTTGATCGTATTCCCGCTTAGCATTTGCAAAATCTTGCATAAGCTCAAGCAAGTGATCTTTACCACGGATTTCTTCTCCGACGATTTCTTTTAACACTTGATCGTACAAATAATCAGGTGCTTCCAAGTCGATTTCCGCTACCCCTTCCCCCATTTCCATGCCTGCCAGCTGCGCATGTTCAATATAGTCATATGCATCAAAGTGACCAACAACCCGATCGACATCGCGCAATCGTTTTATATCCTTCACTGTTTCTTGGATTGCTAGCTGGTAGCTCTCACGTAGCCAGTGATCCTCGTTTAACACCATAACCCAGCTAGGAAGATTAACGTTAACTTCTAGTACTGGAAACTCATAAAGTGCTTCTCTTAACACATTGTACACATCGTGCTCGCTCATGCTTTCTACACTCATGGCAAGCACCGGTATGTCATAGCGCTCACTAAGCTCTTGTCGAAGCTCTTCTGTATCCTGATGATAAGGCTGTACAGAATTTATCACCATGACAAATGGCTTTCCAACTTCTCTTAATTCTTCCACTACTCTTTCCTCAGATTCTACATAATCTTCACGAGGAATCTCTCCAATGGTGCCGTCTGTTGTAACCACTACACCTAAAGTGGAATGTTCTTGGATAACTTTTCTTGTACCGATTTCTGCTGCATCATGAAAAGGAATCGGTTCTTCATACCAAGGTGTATTAATCATTCTAGGGCCGTTTTCATCCTCAAAACCTTGAGCACTATTCACGGTGTAGCCTACACAGTCTACGAGACGGATGTTTACATCCAGTCCTTCGTCCACTTGCACAGAAACTGCTTGATTTGGTACAAATTTCGGTTCTGTTGTCATGATTGTCTTACCGGCAGCACTTTGAGGAAGTTCGTCTTGCGCTCTTGCTCGGTCTCCCTCGTCTGCGATATTTGGTAAAACAACTTGTTCCATGAATTTTTTAATAAATGTAGACTTACCAGTCCTTACTGCTCCTACAACTCCTAAATAGATATCTCCATTTGTCCGCTTCGAGATATCTTTAAAAATATCCACTCTTTCCAAATGATCCCCTCCCGATCTGCTTCGCCATAGAGCTATTACGAATCTTTGACAATACAATTCTATGACGTTGTCCTATCAAAATATGACTTGTTTATATGGAAAAAGGCGAAAAAGTTTTAACAAGCTCACCAATATATCCATAAAAAAGCCTAGCGTCATAGAGTCGTTTAGCATGAAATAATGTACATAAATACAAAAAACCCATGCCACATTATATGCGGCATGGGTTTATATATTCCGAAAATGAATAATTCGTTTATATTAAAACATGCAATGGAGTGCTGCTTGTTATTTAGCTATATCAGGGGCGAATATCGGTTCTCCATCCTTCAAGGTGTATGGAATAGAATAGGCAGGCGCAAATGGATAATAATCCGTTAATGCATACCGAATATCATCACCCTCTTGGTAGTGATGATCCTCTTCTTCTAACACATTATATAAATCGGAACGATAGTCTACTGATAAATCCCCATCTGCAGTAATTAAAATAGGAAGATTATTGCCTGAATATGGACTCACAACGTATGGAGCATGTTCTAGTCCTATTTTTTTATAATCGATTTTAAACATATAATCCGAAACAGGTTCTCCAAATGGTGGATACGTATGTTCTGATCGAAATGCATTTATTTTAAAATTCAATTCACGAATTTCTTCCGCTATACGCAAATCAATAACTTTCACGGTTGGATTCTTTTCCGGATAAATGATGGTATATTGGTAATTCCCACCGTTTTCAAATGCGGTACCTGGAATACTAGATAGTAAACCGTACTCTTTTAGTTTAGAAAAGTCCAAAAGATACTTTTGAAAAATAGGGGTATCTTCCGGTTTTGTTTTTATTGGAATAAGTCCTTGTGTTTCTTCGACGTATTGATGTACAGCTTGTTGAACCATTTCAACCTGTACATCATTCGGCACCTCATTTTTCGCTAATCTATTTTCAGGGTATAAACACCCACTAAGTAACGTGGTGGTCATTAACAGAAAGATGACAACCAACCTTCTCATTGGTCTTCCTCCTTTTTTAGCTAGTAGGTCCACTAAACACTATGTAAAAGATAATGATACTACCCACAATTAGAAATAAGTAGGCGAAAACGGAGACGATAGCAGCCCAAACACCATGGAGCTTATGTCTACTTAATAAGATAAGACCAATTGATATAAATAAAAAAATCATTCCCGCAAAGGATATATACATTTTCAACATTGATGTAGACATCGGTCTTCCTCCTCCCGAAATCATAGCTCGTCCACAACCCTAAGTATTATATCACAGTTTTTTTGACTCTGTGTGGATAGACATGAAGATGACATAGAAAATACCGAGATGGAGGGGCAGTACCATCTCGGTTTGACTAAATAAAACCCACAGCTACTCTAAAATGAAATGCTTGTGCGATTTATTGTATGCGAAGCATTTGCTACTTGCATCCTCAAATGCCTATGCTCCCTTTATTTTTTAAAAATTTGACTTAATGAACCTAGATCTTTTGGAATCTTATTAGATGTAATGGCTTCAACGAGCTTATCTTCCTTTTCTTTTGACACTGGTTTCCCAGCCATAGTGGCTAGTTGTTTTACAAGGTTCCGTACAGATTTTTCATCGGATAAATCCGATTGATTAAACGATTGTGCTGCTTTTAAAATTTGATCTGTATTTATGTTCGAGTTTTTCTGGATGTGGTCAAACATATTTTTCTGGTTGTCGTTCATGTTATTCCTCCTTGCCTAAATTCCATTTCAACATAGTATATGCAAGGTAGAAAGGAGTGTTAATTCCCGTATAAGTTAGATAACATGTTAGACAAATCTTCCATTTCGTGACGTCTGCCTCTTGTCATCAGTTGATCGACAATATCTCGAGGGGCTGCATCTTCAAATAATATTTGATAAATTCCGTTTGTGATTGGCATGTCTGTATGTTGTTGCTCTGCAAATTGATGGGCCGCTTTTGTAGTGTTTACCCCCTCTACAATCATGCCCATTTGATCAAGTACATCCTTTAATTTATTGCCTTTCCCTAACAGGTTTCCGGCTTTCCAGTTCCTGCTATGAACACTAGTACAAGTAACAATTAAATCCCCAACACCTGAAAGACCAATAAACGTAAGTGGATTAGCACCCATAGAGGTACCTAATCGTGCGATTTCAGCAAGTCCACGAGTAATTAACGCTGCTTTTGCATTATCCCCGTAGCCCAAACCATCTGAAATCCCTGCACCAAGAGCAATTATATTTTTTAATGAACCGCCTAGCTCAACACCTATCATATCTGGACTTGTGTACACTCTTAAATTCTCATTTATAAATAAATCTTGTGCTTTTTCTGCTTCCTTCATGCTTTTGGAGGATACGGTAACCGTAGTAGGTTGTCTTTGTCCTACTTCCTCAGCATGACTAGGACCAGAAAGCACAACGACCTCTTCATATAATGCATCATCCATTTCTTCTTCAATCATTTCAGATACTCTTTTTAATGTGTTCGGTTCAATTCCTTTTGTCCCATGAATTAGTGTCACTTTATGGTCTAAAACATCCGAAATTTGACGACATACTTGACGAATTGCTTTTGTTGGTACCACTAACAAGATAGCACTAGTCTCTTGTAAAGCTTCCTTCAAGTCATGATGAAAGGAAACATTCTCTGGGATGTGAACACCAGGTAAATAACGTTCGTTTACTCTCTTTTGTAATAACTCATCGACTTGTTCTTCACTATGGCTCCATAAACATACGTCATGAGCATTATCTGCTAGTACAAGGGAAAGTGCAGTGCCCCAGCTACCAGCACCAATAACGGCTATCTTTGACATCCTTTCCCTCCTAAGCTCTTCTTCTAGCGAATATTTTAATTGGCGTACCCTCAAAACCGAAAGCCTCGCGAATACGATTTTCTAAAAAGCGTTCAT includes:
- the hisC gene encoding histidinol-phosphate transaminase, with the translated sequence MTSKEVLKSMSPYKPGKQIEDVKKEYGLSRIVKLASNENPFGFSKKVKEEMSEWMSNLEIYPDGYSTELRMALAKKLDVEPDQLVFGAGSDEVIEIICNSYLYPGTNTIMATPTFPQYKHNAVIEGAEIVEVPLVNGYHDVKTMVAKINKQTKIIWLCSPNNPTGCHINQEEFDYVMSHCPSDILVVFDEAYYEYVDADDYPDTIKAIGQYENLIVLRTFSKAYGLAGLRVGYGVANEAITRALNVTRGPFNTTSLSQKAALIALQDETFLQETFKKNQENKQAFLSFLDNLGLSYDDSQTNFVFVHLPTTGDEAFEYLLSKGFIVRSGEALGRSKGIRITIGKKEDMEELQSHIREFITLKEGETH
- the aroH gene encoding chorismate mutase — encoded protein: MIRGIRGATTVLQNEADQIIEHTRALVEEMAMKNQINPDDIASVLISVTSDITASFPAKALRLLDGWTYVPVMCMQEIDVPGSLEKCIRVMITVNTTIEQKEIQHIYHHGAKVLRPDLLR
- the aroB gene encoding 3-dehydroquinate synthase; this translates as MTAGTGIRKQVIKYLPKSYESIYIVSDQTVADLYLEDIKKQFASNQVDSYVVPSGEASKSIDQYYELITDALEKGLNRHSLVIALGGGVVGDLVGFFASTFMRGIDFVQMPTTILAHDSSVGGKVGINHALGKNLIGSFYPPVAVIYDVETLKSLPLREVRSGYAEVVKHGFLEGESFFRDVIRADLTKPLDERTLTKHLLQGIQVKAAVVERDERESYHRMFLNFGHTLGHALESELGYGTWTHGEAVAIGMLFALKVSQRTFRVDLPYEAYYEWIKTNGYPTVLPPLKAESLINKMKKDKKTKNKQIQMVLLKAVGHPVIQQMEEEFLYNQLKDFLGELVD
- the aroC gene encoding chorismate synthase codes for the protein MRYLTAGESHGKQLTTIVEGIPSLMPLTKEDINESLLRRQKGHGRGKRMQIEKDLVDMAGGVRHGYTLGSPIAMVIHNDDFKHWEDIMGEDPFPEGEQIRRVVTRPRPGHADLNGAIKYGHRDIRNILERSSARETAARVAAGAVAKTLLKHLGIQVVGYVNEIAGIKAESNPDLSMEERIRISEDSPVRCLDEQAGKQMMDAIDKAKKDGDSIGGVAEVYIEGMPAGVGSYVHYDRKLDGRIAGAVASINAFKGVEFGIGFEAARLNGSQVHDEIGWNEEEGYFRQTNRLGGFEGGMTTGMPIVVKGVMKPIPTLYKPLQSVDIDSKEAFNASIERSDSCAVPAAAVVMEHVVAFEVAKAILEQFPNDQFPKLKKAVEEYREEVRRF
- a CDS encoding CheR family methyltransferase; translated protein: MTDYLEFTSQIKRKTGIDLSLYKEVQMKRRLTALRDKKECKDFMSYFNLLNSNQDAMMEFLDRVTINVTEFYRNFSRWETLQKKVIPQLLKNKKTLKVWSAACSTGEEPYTIAMILNQFMDLKDIKVLATDLDENVMKRAQIGVYPERSLQEMPEPIKNKYFTKDGNSYKIDDSIKRCVTFKKHNLLSDSYDRDFDLIVCRNVMIYFTEDAKDEIYKKFSQSLRPGGVLFVGSTEQIFNPSQYQFQILDSFFYQKG
- the ndk gene encoding nucleoside-diphosphate kinase; the encoded protein is MEKTFLMVKPDGVQRDLVGDIVSRFEKKGFKLAGAKLMKITEALAEEHYAEHKGKPFFQELVGFITSGPVFAMVWEGENVIATARQMMGKTNPQDALPGTIRGDFGLTVGKNVIHGSDSPESAEREIGLFFSNSELVEYSKHSKQWIY
- the hepT gene encoding heptaprenyl diphosphate synthase component II, giving the protein MKLAAAYSYLKTELNQIEKTLNETIHAKDPILREASQQLLKAGGKRIRPVFVLLAGSFGNYDFERLKTVAVSLELIHMASLVHDDVIDEAELRRGKPTVKATWDNRIAMYTGDYIFARSLEYLTGIDNPRAHRILSETVVELCIGELKQMEEKYNIDQSIRNYLRRIKRKTALLISSSSQLGAVASGATKEYETALTKYGYYVGMSYQIIDDILDFTSSSSALGKPAGGDLLQGNITLPVFFAMEDVAFKNNLRKVLAAEENLDPKDIQPFIDYIKQSDAIDRAYQVSEMYLNKAYQALQVLPDTKAKQTLTTIAKYIGKRKN
- the menG gene encoding demethylmenaquinone methyltransferase, which produces MPQSKEERVHGVFEKIYDRYDFMNSVISFQRHKAWRKDVMKRMNVQPGNSALDVCCGTGDWSFSLAEAVGSVGKIVGLDFSQNMLSIAKEKKRNRPLDQLEFIHGNAMELPFEDDTFDYATIGFGLRNVPDYKQVLSEMKRVVKPGGMVVCLETSQPTTPGFRQLYYFYFKYIMPLFGRLLAKSYNEYAWLHESAKDFPGKEQLKALFEEVGLTQVNIKSYTGGVAAMHAGIKPPTE
- a CDS encoding heptaprenyl diphosphate synthase component 1 translates to MDSISLELQLRRVRLALETQISHPYLEKYIPKPVIDNDKLMILTSLMNTTDLPESKKDHYIITTMLVQIALDTHDLVANQSAEQESLQYKKKRQLTVLAGDYYSGLYYYLLSKLDDVAMIHVLASAIKEINELKMVAYYNKPDTIQDWMRTVKQIESLLIQRVAEQIQGTEINTLSEEWLLMTRLTKEKQHVLSSGQSLLLDVMTRHELAQNPKKQAVQLMEGAIQKSMQKMETAVNQLPLKFHQLTTYVHDLLNEYSRKNTKVVEEG